A genomic window from Scophthalmus maximus strain ysfricsl-2021 chromosome 17, ASM2237912v1, whole genome shotgun sequence includes:
- the lgals2a gene encoding lectin, galactoside-binding, soluble, 2a, with product MKDMMIKNMSFKVGQTLTIVGVPKSDATNFAVNIGSSEQEIGLHFNARFNAHGDENTVVCNSYLGGKWCEELREGGFPFQLGEEFKINVEFTPEEFLVTLSDGSNIHFPNRAGAEKYQFLSFEGEARIRSVEIK from the exons atgaag gacatgatgataaagAACATGTCCTTCAAGGTTGGGCAGACCCTGACCATTGTTGGGGTTCCCAAGTCTGACGCTACAAA TTTTGCCGTGAATATTGGCTCCAGCGAGCAGGAGATTGGGTTGCACTTCAATGCTCGTTTCAACGCCCATGGAGATGAGAACACGGTGGTCTGCAACTCTTACCTGGGTGGCAAGTGGTGCGAGGAGCTGCGAGAGGGGGGCTTTCCTTTCCAGCTCGGAGAGGAGTTCAAG ATCAACGTTGAATTCACCCCCGAGGAGTTCCTGGTGACTTTATCCGACGGCTCTAATATCCACTTCCCCAACCGCGCCGGTGCTGAGAAGTACCAGTTCCTGAGCTTCGAGGGCGAGGCTCGCATCAGGAGCGTTGAGATCAAGTAA